A single Egibacteraceae bacterium DNA region contains:
- the pgeF gene encoding peptidoglycan editing factor PgeF has product MSRAALDSPARALTIPEDPAARLAFTDRGVGNVSLAVGGGDAAAARERVAALVGLRADDAVYMEQTHGAGVAVVGPDDRGRGLRRRSDAVAGADAIVTRAPDVALVVLVADCVPVLLVDPGRAVAAVHAGRRGVATGVVGASVAVMTDAPERVVAVVGPAIGGCCYELPREVVDAVAEVVPTARTETRRGTPALDLPAAVREQLAVAGVATVRTYGACTRCHPQRWFSHRGDAPETAGRQAGVVCRRRAPETPFDLPGGRGGVA; this is encoded by the coding sequence GTGAGCCGGGCCGCCCTCGACTCCCCGGCGCGCGCGCTCACGATCCCGGAGGACCCCGCCGCGCGCTTGGCCTTCACCGACCGCGGAGTAGGCAACGTCTCGCTCGCCGTCGGCGGCGGGGACGCCGCGGCGGCGCGCGAGCGCGTGGCCGCCCTCGTCGGCCTTCGCGCGGACGACGCGGTGTACATGGAGCAGACGCACGGGGCGGGGGTGGCCGTCGTGGGTCCCGACGACCGCGGGCGCGGGCTGCGCCGCCGCAGCGACGCCGTGGCCGGAGCCGACGCGATCGTGACCCGGGCGCCCGACGTCGCGCTCGTCGTGCTCGTCGCCGACTGCGTCCCGGTGCTGCTCGTCGACCCGGGGCGGGCGGTCGCCGCCGTGCACGCCGGTCGCCGCGGTGTCGCCACCGGGGTCGTCGGCGCCAGCGTCGCGGTCATGACCGACGCGCCGGAACGCGTCGTCGCCGTGGTCGGGCCGGCGATCGGGGGCTGCTGCTACGAGCTTCCCCGGGAGGTCGTCGACGCGGTCGCCGAGGTGGTCCCCACAGCCCGGACCGAGACCCGCCGGGGAACCCCCGCACTCGACCTGCCGGCCGCCGTGCGCGAACAGCTCGCCGTCGCGGGCGTCGCCACGGTGCGCACGTACGGGGCCTGCACGCGCTGCCACCCCCAGCGGTGGTTCAGCCACCGCGGCGACGCGCCCGAAACCGCCGGCCGTCAGGCCGGCGTGGTGTGCCGCCGGCGCGCACCCGAGACCCCGTTCGACCTCCCCGGTGGACGAGGGGGGGTTGCCTAG
- a CDS encoding YggS family pyridoxal phosphate-dependent enzyme — protein sequence MPRLMEMCSPIVSDDSPTPAADAERVVPARLAAVRRRIDEAARRAGRSPGAVSLVAVTKGFDAKVARAAVTAGQVDLGESRVQELVAKSRSLGRGVRWHFVGRLQRNKVRDVVGLVSLIHSVDRLPLAERIAEEVQARWSGRVQRLLVQVNAGEDPAKAGCRIDEAGELVAAIRNLPGVACEGLMTIPPLGTDPRPVFSRLRALRDELREKFPEVQHLSMGMSSDVEVAVEEGATVVRVGEAVFGPRPSA from the coding sequence TTGCCTAGACTGATGGAGATGTGCTCGCCGATCGTCTCCGACGATTCCCCGACTCCCGCCGCCGACGCCGAGCGGGTGGTGCCCGCGCGTCTCGCAGCGGTGCGCCGGCGCATCGACGAGGCGGCGCGGCGGGCGGGACGGTCCCCGGGCGCGGTGTCGCTCGTCGCCGTGACGAAGGGCTTCGACGCCAAGGTCGCCCGCGCCGCGGTCACCGCCGGGCAGGTGGACCTCGGCGAGAGCAGGGTGCAGGAGCTCGTCGCGAAGTCGCGCTCCCTCGGGCGGGGTGTCCGCTGGCACTTCGTCGGCCGCCTCCAGCGCAACAAGGTGCGCGATGTGGTCGGGCTCGTGAGCCTCATCCACTCCGTCGACCGGCTCCCGCTGGCCGAGCGGATCGCCGAGGAGGTCCAGGCCCGCTGGTCCGGACGCGTGCAGCGGCTGCTCGTGCAGGTGAACGCCGGGGAGGATCCCGCGAAGGCGGGCTGTCGCATCGACGAGGCCGGGGAGCTCGTCGCGGCGATCCGCAACCTGCCGGGGGTCGCCTGCGAAGGCCTCATGACGATTCCGCCCCTGGGGACGGACCCCCGCCCCGTCTTCTCCCGGCTGCGTGCGCTCCGCGACGAGCTGCGGGAGAAGTTCCCCGAGGTTCAGCACCTCTCCATGGGTATGAGCAGCGACGTCGAGGTCGCTGTGGAGGAGGGGGCGACCGTCGTGCGCGTCGGGGAGGCCGTGTTCGGACCGCGGCCCAGCGCGTGA